One genomic segment of Manis javanica isolate MJ-LG chromosome 7, MJ_LKY, whole genome shotgun sequence includes these proteins:
- the UBE2D1 gene encoding ubiquitin-conjugating enzyme E2 D1 isoform X1 codes for MALKRIQKELSDLQRDPPAHCSAGPVGDDLFHWQATIMGPPDSAYQGGVFFLTVHFPTDYPFKPPKIAFTTKIYHPNINSNGSICLDILRSQWSPALTVSKVLLSICSLLCDPNPDDPLVPDIAQIYKSDKEKYNRHAREWTQKYAM; via the exons GAATTAAGTGATCTGCAACGTGACCCACCTGCTCACTGTTCAGCTGGACCTGTGGGAGATGACC TGTTCCACTGGCAAGCAACTATTATGGGGCCT CCTGATAGCGCTTATCAAGGTGGAGTCTTCTTTCTCACTGTACATTTTCCGACAGACTATCCTTTTAAACCAccaaag atTGCTTTCACAACAAAAATTTACCATCCAAATATAAACAGTAATGGAAGTATTTGTCTTGATATCCTGAGGTCGCAGTGGTCACCGGCTCTGACTGTATCAAAAG TTCTATTGTCCATATGTTCTCTACTTTGTGATCCTAATCCCGATGACCCCTTAGTACCAGATATTGCACAAATCtataaatcagacaaagaaaa ATACAACAGACACGCAAGAGAATGGACTCAGAAATATGCAATGTAA
- the UBE2D1 gene encoding ubiquitin-conjugating enzyme E2 D1 isoform X3, with the protein MTPDSAYQGGVFFLTVHFPTDYPFKPPKIAFTTKIYHPNINSNGSICLDILRSQWSPALTVSKVLLSICSLLCDPNPDDPLVPDIAQIYKSDKEKYNRHAREWTQKYAM; encoded by the exons ATGACC CCTGATAGCGCTTATCAAGGTGGAGTCTTCTTTCTCACTGTACATTTTCCGACAGACTATCCTTTTAAACCAccaaag atTGCTTTCACAACAAAAATTTACCATCCAAATATAAACAGTAATGGAAGTATTTGTCTTGATATCCTGAGGTCGCAGTGGTCACCGGCTCTGACTGTATCAAAAG TTCTATTGTCCATATGTTCTCTACTTTGTGATCCTAATCCCGATGACCCCTTAGTACCAGATATTGCACAAATCtataaatcagacaaagaaaa ATACAACAGACACGCAAGAGAATGGACTCAGAAATATGCAATGTAA
- the UBE2D1 gene encoding ubiquitin-conjugating enzyme E2 D1 isoform X2 — translation MGPPDSAYQGGVFFLTVHFPTDYPFKPPKIAFTTKIYHPNINSNGSICLDILRSQWSPALTVSKVLLSICSLLCDPNPDDPLVPDIAQIYKSDKEKYNRHAREWTQKYAM, via the exons ATGGGGCCT CCTGATAGCGCTTATCAAGGTGGAGTCTTCTTTCTCACTGTACATTTTCCGACAGACTATCCTTTTAAACCAccaaag atTGCTTTCACAACAAAAATTTACCATCCAAATATAAACAGTAATGGAAGTATTTGTCTTGATATCCTGAGGTCGCAGTGGTCACCGGCTCTGACTGTATCAAAAG TTCTATTGTCCATATGTTCTCTACTTTGTGATCCTAATCCCGATGACCCCTTAGTACCAGATATTGCACAAATCtataaatcagacaaagaaaa ATACAACAGACACGCAAGAGAATGGACTCAGAAATATGCAATGTAA